The Alphaproteobacteria bacterium US3C007 genomic interval ATACTGGGATATCCACCAAAGCCGATCACCACGGTGGGGCGATCGATCAGCATCGTGATCAGCGCCGATAAAATTCCAAAAAAGATCTGAAACGGTACAATCAGTTTTGCAAAAATTCCTCCGCGGGCAAATGTTGAAGAGGAAAGGACAACCCGCTTCACCTCGGAAGGAAAGCCTTTTGCATAGCGCGCTCCGCGCCGATCCGTTGCCAGTTTCACGCGCCAGCCCTGCGCCAGCATATGCTCTGCAAGGGCCTGTGCCGGGAACATATGCCCACCGGTGCCCCCGGCAGCCAGAACCAAAAGCGGTTTGCGGCTCATGACCGGGCTCCAAGCAGATCAGACACATCTTTCTGCGGCCGCTTTCGCGTGAAAGCCAGTACCATACCAATCGCAATACCGCCTGCAATCAAGGACGATCCACCGTAGCTTACGAAAGGCAAAGTCATACCTTTTGCGGGTAAAAGGCGCACAGCCACCCCAATATTAATCATCGCTTGCACGCCAAACATGCAGACCAAACCAGCCCCCGCCAATCGGTTGAACGCGTCGCGCTCGCGCAGCAAGCGAAATAAGGAATTGATCACAATACTGGCAAAGATCGCAATGATCAGCACAACCATCACAAAGCCATATTCTTCGGCGGCGACCGCGATGATAAAATCTGTATGCGCATCGGGCAATGACCATTTAACCTGCCCTTCCCCGGGCCCAACCCCAAAGATCCCGCCCTCTTGAATGGCATTGGCGGCATAGCCCAATTGAGTCCGCGGATCAATATCTGCGGACAGAAACCCATCAATTCTGCGCGCAAAATGTTCCGACATATTATAGGCGAACGCCCCCGCGGCGCTGACAAGACTGGCCAATACCAACAAAAGTGAAAGCGGTGCACCGCCAATAAAATAAACAACGCCCCAGCCGAATAAAATTAGACAGGCTTGCCCAAAATCTGGTTGCATCACCAATAAAGCCGCCACGGTAACCGCCAGAAGGAACGACCAAAGCCTCCCGGGGGGGCCGTTGATTTCATCGGCTGCAGAAATCAACCAAGCTGTCACCACGATAAAACCAGGCTTCAAAAACTCAGAGGGTTGCACGCTTGCAAATCCAAGCGCATACCAGCGCACCGCGCCTTTGCCAAAATCTGTTCCAAAATACGGCAGAAGCATAACAGCCACAAAAGCCCCGATAAATCCCAAAACGGCCAAGCGACGCACCAAACGCGTCGACATCATCGAGGTGATCAGCATTGCCAACAGGGCTAAGCCGCCGAACATTACTTGCCGGTGGACATAATGAAACGGCTGAAATCCATTTTTCTCTGCCAGCGGAGGAGAGGCGGCAAAACCAAGCAATATCCCTATGCCGAACAAGATTAGCACGGCGGATAAGCTCCATTTATCGATCGTTCTCCACCATTTTGAAAGTAACGGCTCATCCCGATGCACCGGGGCTGATCCATAGACCATTTCTGTCATACGACGCGCCTAACCTGCCTGTTCAAACCTGCTTTGCCCCATTGATGGGATCTTGAGCCAAACATACGCAATATATTGTCTCAAGACCAGATAAAAAGCTTCACTCTTGTCAAACCGAGCAAAACCCTGCATCGGATCATCTATGCAATTTGATACACTCATAATCGGAGCAGGTGCGGCCGGCCTGATGTGCGCAACGCAGGCGCAGGGGCGGATTTTGGTGATCGATCACGCCAAAGCCCCCGGCGAAAAAATTCGCATTTCAGGCGGTGGTCGCTGCAACTTTACCAATCTTAACATTCAACCCGATCGGTTTTTATCCAATAATCCCCATTTTCACAAAAGTGCACTCAGCCGCTACACACAGTGGGATTTCATCAATTTGGTCGAAAAACATAAAATTGCCTATCATGAAAAAACGTTGGGCCAGCTGTTTTGCGACATTAGCGCCAAACAGATTATCACAATGCTCCTGGATGAGCTGGATGCGCGCGGCGCAGAGTTGTGGATAAACACGCGCCTAACAGCTCTTAACAAAACCGATCAGGGCTTTGCGTTAAACCTTGAGCGCGAGGGGCAACGATACGCCATAAGCTGCCGCAATTTGGTGATTGCCTGCGGTGGCAAATCTATTCCCAAAATGGGTGCCACCGGGCTGGCTTATGACATTGCGGCACAATTTCAAATGAACGTGACCAGAACGCGCCCGGCGCTGGTTCCATTGACCTTTGAGCCAGAGCACTTCAAGCCTTTGGCAGGCATTGCCATTGAAGCCCGCGTTTCAAACGCAAAGACCAGCTTTGACGAGGCGGTTCTTTTCACCCATCGCGGCCTGTCTGGGCCGGCAATATTGCAACTTTCCTCTTATTGGGAAGAAACCGAAGCGTTTGAGATCGATCTCTTTCCCAACAGTTCGATTTATGAGGCGTTGCGCGCACAGCGCCAACAAAAAGGCGCGCGAAACGTATCCACCATCTTGGCGGGGTTTATGCCGGCGCGCCTGTCTGATTTCATCGTGCAGGATCTGGGATTAACTGGAAATCTAGCCGATCAATCTGATAAAGCGCTTCATGCTTTGGCGCGGCAGCTTCATGCATGGCAGCTCAGGCCCGCCGGCAGCGAAGGCTATCGTACGGCAGAAGTCACCTTGGGCGGGGTGGACACAAACGGGCTGTCCTCAAAAACCATGATGAGCAAAACCGTATCCGGGCTTTATTTCATAGGAGAGGCTGTGGATGTCACAGGCTGGCTGGGCGGATATAATTTCCAATGGGCCTGGTCTTCAGGATGGGCCGCAGGGCAAGCGATTGCACATCAGCCCGAAGCGCCGCGCTGAATTCGGTTTTGACATCCGTTACAACGCCGCAACCTGTGCTACGAAATCTTCGCCGCGCTGCTCAAAACTTTTATATTGATCAAAGCTGGCCGCGGCTGGCGCCAGCAAAACCACATCCCCCGGTTGCGCTTGTGCATTGGCGGCCTTAACGGCCACATCCATTGTCTCACAAATTTCATAAGGGCAGGGCAACTGGGCCGCGAAGGCTGCCGCCTCGGCACCAATGACATAGGCTTTGCTCACAGCGCTTGCCGCGCCTTGCAACCCGTCTAAGCCGCCTTCTTTTTCTGCACCGCCGCAAATCCAACGTATATTTGCAAAAGCCATCAATGCTTTTTTGGCACTCTCAACATTGGTGGCTTTGCTGTCATTTACAAACCGCACCTGATTAATTTCAGCAACCAATTGTGATCGATGGGGCAAACCAGCGAAACTTGCCATCGCGGTTTCGATATTTTTAGGCGAGAGGCCCAGCGCGCGGCAAACCGCGTAGGCCGCGCAGGCGTTTTGATGGTTATGCGCTCCGGGAAGGGCGGCGTGTTGGCGTAAATCAAAAGCGGCAACCTGTCGGCCTTTGCGATATTCCGATAAGAACCCTTTGCGGGCAAACACCATCCACCCTGTCCCGGTTAATTTTCTGCAGGCCGATACTTGAAGCACGCTGTCATCATTGCGCCCTTGTTGCAGTTGCGCCGCCAAAAAGCGGCCCTCAGCATCATCAATGCCGATCACAGCCCGATCCGGCCCGCCTTCTGCGAAAAGCCGGCGCTTTGCCGCAAAATACCCGCCAAGCCCCCCGTGGCGATCAAGATGATCGGGGGATAAATTCGTAAAAACGGCAATATCGGGCGTTAAGCTGCGGGCAAGTTCGGTTTGATAGCTGCTCAGCTCCAAAACGATTACTTCGCCTGAGCGCGCCGGCTCAAGATCCATAACGCCGCGACCGATATTCCCCGCCAGCTGCGTGAGCATGCCGTTTTGCTCTAAAATATGATGGATCAGCGCGCATGTGGTGGATTTTCCGTTAGAGCCTGTCACCGCAACAATTTTGGCAGGGCGATCAAACTCATCCCACGCGCGCGTTGCAAAAGAGCGAAAAAACAAGCCGATATCATTATCAATGGTCACACCTGCAGCCTGCGCCGTAGCGATCACCGGATGCGGCTTTGGATAGAGATGCGCAATGCCAGGACTGACGATCAACAGGTCAATCTGCGTCCAATCTGCGCGCGCGCCCAAATCTTCTAAAATAAGATTTTGCGCCTCGGCGGCTTGACGCGCCGGCGCTTGATCATCCCACACGCGCACTTCAGCGCCACCAGCGCGCAACGCTAGCGCCGCGGTTAAACCCGAACGGCCCAGCCCGAGCACCGCTACGTTTTTGCCCGTCACACCCTGCGCTGGAATCATATTACACCCTTCTAACTGGCAATTATGCCCATAATTATCGCCTAAGCGGGATCTGACAAGCGGTTAAAACACGGGGCAACCCCCTCGCGAACATGCCCCCGGCAAAGGCGTTAGCGCACCTTTAAGGTCGCCAAACCAATCATCGCAAGAATCAGCGCAATAATCCAAAACCGGATCACGATTGTTGGCTCGGCCCATCCTTTTTTTTCGTAATGATGATGAATGGGCGCCATTAAGAACACCCGCCGACCCGTGAGTTTGAATGACAAGACCTGAATGATCACCGACAGCGCCTCAAGCACGAATAAACCCCCAATAATCGCCCAAACGATTTCATGTTTGGTGATCACTGCGATACTGCCCAGCGCGCCGCCCAAGGCCAAAGATCCAGTATCACCCATAAACACCGCTGCAGGCGGCGCGTTATACCACAAAAACCCCATGCCACCGCCGATCAATCCGGCGCAGAAAATTAGAATTTCGCCTGTTCCAGGCACATAATGAACATCAAGATAAGTGGTAAAATCGACCCGACCAACGGCGTAAGCGATCACGCCCAGCGCCCCTGCGGCGATCATAGCGGGCATAATTGCAAGCCCGTCGAGCCCATCGGTTAGATTGACCGCATTCGCCGAACCGACGATCACCAGCATCGCAAAGGGTAAGAATAAGAAACTGAAATTTACCAAAAGATTTTTAAAAACTGGCAAGGCAACCTGATATTGAAGCGGATCAGGATGAAAAGAGGTGGCAAGATAGGCCGCAATCGCCGCAATTGCAAAGCCCAAAGCCAACCGCAGCTTGCCCGGAACACCTGCCGCGGTTTGCCGGCTGACTTTTGCATAATCATCAGCAAAACCAATCAACCCGAAAGAAAAGGTTACAAAAAGCACAATCCAAACAAACCCGTTGTCAAGCCGCGCCCAAAGCAGAGTAGAGCTCAGCACGGCCAAAAGGATCAACAAGCCCCCCATCGTGGGCGTGCCCGCTTTGGCAAAATGCCCCTCTGGGCCATCGGCGCGAATGGGCTGCCCTTTGCCCTGACGGCGGCGCAACACATTGATCAAGGGCGGACCGAATAAAAAACCAAATATCAGCGCGGTGAAAAACGCTCCACCGGCGCGAAAGGTAATATAGCGGAAAAGGTTAAAAGCATCTCCGCCGTCTGACAGAGCTGTTAGCCAATACAGCATTATCGTTTCCTTTCCACCGGGCGCGCCGCGCAATCGGGTTCGAATTGGCTGATTATTTTGATCGCGTCAACCACTTGCCGCAAACCGCTGCTCAAAGAGGCCTTTACCAAAATGCAATCATCAGCCTGCAGCAAATCTTCAACACAGGCCGCCATCTCTTCGGCATTGGCAAAATGCTGCCCGCGCTTTTCCACCGGCAAGCTGCGATGCAAGGCCGCCATCAACGGGCCTGCCGTATGAATAAGGTCAACATTTTTTATGGCGGGCAGTCGCGCCAAGGCGCTGTGATGCGCCCGCTCATCCAGACCCAATTCTTTCATATCACCCAAAAAAGCCACCCGCCGGGATGACGTGGCTTGCGCCAAAACATCCAGCGCTGCCTGCATCGAGACAGGGTTTGCATTATAGGCATCATCGATCAATTCAACCGCGCCAAAGGACGCGTTCAACTGGTGGCGCAGCCCCCGACCTTCTGCAGGCTGCCACTGCGCCAGCGTTCGCGCTGCTTTTTCAACATCCGCGTTCAGTTTAGACAAGAGCGCCAACGCACCCAGCGCATTTAAGGCAAAATGCCGCCCCACCGTTTGCAGTTCAAACTTTAGGGATAAATCCCCAATACTGGCCATCACCTGCGTCAGGCCATTTTTTAAGCTCAGTTGCGCAATCCTGGCTTGCGCCGCACCGGTCCCGAACCAAAGGCTCTGGCATCCCTGTGCTGCGACCGCCTGCTCCATCACCGATATGCAGGGCGCTTCGGCATTTAAAACCGCATATCCTCGCGTAGAAAGGCCCTGCACGATCGCGGCTTTCTCACGCGCGATACCCTCAAGGCTTTCAAAGGCTGCCAAATGCGCCGGCGCCACTGTGGTGATCAAAGCCGCATCCGGGCGCACCAAACGCGCCAAAGGCGCAATTTCCCCTGGATTGCTCATGCCAATTTCAACCACTGCAAAAGCCGCGTCGCGCGGCAAGCTGGCCAAAGTTAAGGGCACGCCCCAATGATTGTTGTAACTGGCGTAAGAGGCATGGGTTTTGCCCTGAGCTTGCAGCATCACACGCAGCATTTCTTTGGTAGATGTTTTTCCCGCTGATCCAGTGATCGCGATCACCTGCGCCGCGCTGCGCTGGCGCGCCGCACGGGCCAACCCCTCAAGCGCAATTTGAACATCCTGAACATAAAGAAGGTTTTCATCGCTTAAAACATCTGCAGGTCGGCGCGAGACAAGTGCTGCTGAAGCGCCCTTTTGCAGCGCATCAGCAACGAAATCATGGCCATCGCGCTGATCCGCAAGCGCCACAAACAAATCCCCTGCCCGAAGGGTGCGGGTGTCAATCGAAACACCCTCAGCCTGCCACTTTCCAGCAGTCTTTCCGCCCGTAGCCAAAGCTGCGTCTTGTGCGCTCCATAAGCTCATACAAGCCCTCCATCCAGCGCGGCCACGGCCAAACTGGCCTGCTCAACATCATCAAAAGGCAAAATATCATCTCCGATCACTTGACCGGTTTCATGCCCTTTGCCAGCAATCAACAGCGCATCACCTGGCTTAAGCATATCAACCGCGCGCAAGATAGCTTCGGCGCGATCCCCCACTTCTTTTACCTGCGCTGGCTCTGACATGCCGCTGATCACCATTTTGCGAATTTCGCTTGGATCTTCGCTGCGCGGATTATCATCGGTCACAAACACAAAATCAGCCGCGCCTGCAGCCGCAGCCCCCATCAATGGCCGTTTGAAGGGATCGCGATCCCCGCCGGCCCCAATCACCGCCACCAGACGCCCCAAAACATGCGGTCTTAAAGCGGAAATAGCCTTTTCAAGCGCATCGGGTGTATGCGCATAATCGACAAAAACCAGCGCTCCATTTTCACGCTGCGCCGCCAATTCCATCCGGCCCCGCACGGTCGTGAGATGCTCTAAAGTCTCAAACACCGACGCAGCCTTTGCGCCGGCAGCAATCACCAAAGCCGCGGCCATCAGAACATTTTCAGCTTGAAATTTTCCACGCAGCGGCAGGCTGACAAGCCGCGGTATTTCCTGATAGGTAAATCGCATATCCTGCCCGGTGGCGGTAAAGCGCAAATTATCGATGCGGATATCAGCTTCGGGACAGTGCCCAATCGTGATCATCGCTTGATCTGATTGTTCAAGCCGCGCTGCCAGCTCAGCCAGCTTAGGATCATCAATATTTAAAACAGCGGGCTGATCTTGCAGTAACAGCCGATCAAATAAACCCGTTTTGGCGCTAAAATAATCCTCAAAATCTTTGTGATAATCCAAATGATCTTGCGTGAAATTGGTAAAGCCTGCAGCGCAAAGTTTCACCCCGTCCAGCCGGCGCTGCTGCAAACCGTGGCTGGAGGCTTCAATTGCCGCATGCGTCACCCCGGCCAACGCCGCTTTTGCCAAAAGCGATTGCAAAAGAAGTGCATCCGGGGTGGTGTGAGATAGCGGCGCCGTAAACGCCCCTTGCACACCATTGGTGCCCAGATTGATGGCCTGACAATCAAGCTCTGTCCAAATTTGTCGGCAAAAATGCGTCACGGATGTTTTTCCATTGGTGCCGGTCACCGCAACAATCTTTTGTGGCTGCGCCTCAAACCAAAGGGCCGCGGCAGATGCAAGCGCGGCGGCCGGATCCTCAACAACCACCATCGCGACCGATATCTCTGCCAAAGATTGGCGCATAAGAGCGTGACCGTCTTGGTCGGTCAGAACTGCAGCTGCTCCATGCTCAATCGCTTGCGCTGCAAATTCAGCCCCGTGGCTTTGCGTGCCAGGCAAAGCGATGAACAGGCCCCCCTCCTGCACCAGCCGGCTGTCAATAAACAGCCCCGAAAGTGGCTTTGAAAATGGCCTTAAAGCGGTGAGACCCAGCTCAGCCAGGGATTTCAACGCAGCGCCCTCAGCATCCGAAGACATCGTCGGGTTTGAAAACCAAGACACCGGACCATAGGTCTGCGCCCTCCCTTAATTACTGGATGCGAAGGTTATAGCAGCCTGTGGCTGGGTTTCAATCTGCGGGCGCAGCCCCAAAAGCGGTGCGATGCGGGCAATCAGCTCACTGGCAACGGGAACGGCCGTCCAACCGGCGGTTCGGCGGGGCTTTTTGCCCGAGCGTTCTTCTGGCTCGTCAAGCGTTACGACCAACACATATTTAGGATTATCTGCCGGAAAAACCGAAGCAAACGTGGCCAAGACCTTATCCTTGTAATAGCCGCCACGCGGGTTTGGCTTATCAGCTGTGCCCGTCTTACCAGCAACCGCGTAGCCCGGCAGTCGGGCAAAGGAAGCCGTGCCCTGCTTGCCGTGCACAACTTCGCGCAACATAGCCAAAGACGCGCTGGCCACCTCTGGTGAGATCAGCCGTTCTTTTTCACCAGAGCGCGGCGCATCAAACAAGGTTGGCTGCACTTTAAATCCGCCATTGGCGATGGTGGCATAAGCACTGGCCAGATGCAGCGGCGTCGCCGAAAGGCCATGGCCATAAGAAATCGTCATCGCGGAGAGCTCGGACCATTTTGGAGGCAAAATTGGTTTGCCACCGCTGGCTTCAATCATCTCAAACGGGATTGGCGTCAGCAGACCAAGCTGCCCCAAAAAGATCTGTTGGCGCTCGGCGCCGATCAACTGTGCAATCCGCGCCGTTCCGATATTACTTGAACGGATGATGATATCTGCCACTGACAGCTCTTTATCAAGATAATGGTGGTCACGGATGGAAAACCGGCCCCACCGAATAGGGCCTCGAATATCGATAATGGTTTGCGGGTTAACCAGCCCAAGCTCCATCGCTTGCGCTGCGGCAAAAATCTTAAACGTAGAGCCTAACTCATACACGCCCTGAACGGCGCGATTGAACAAAGGGCTGTCGGCAGCTTGCCCCTGAACCGGCGGCGCCGGGCGATCATTGGGATCAAAATCGGGCAAAGACGCCAATGAAATCACTTTTCCGGTCTCAACTTCCATGAGCACCGCCGCCGCGCCTTTAGCATTCATTAATTGCATACCGCCCCATAAAACCTGTTCGGTTGCGGCCTGAACCGATAAATCAATCGATAATTTCAGAGCTGTGGCGGATTGGCTGGGATCACGCAAACGCGCATCATAAGATTTTTCTACACCCGCAACGCCCACAACCTCGGCCGAATGCACGCCCTCGCGGCCAAAGCTGGTGCCCCCCAAAATATGCGCGGCCAAGTTTCCATTGGGATAAAGCCGCATTTCACGGGGCCCAAACCGCAACCCCGGATCGCCAATATCATGCACCCGCTGCATTTGCTCTGGGCTTATCTTTTTCTTAATCCATAAAAACTTTCGCCCATCTGTGAAACTTTTAGACAGTTTTTCCGCGTCTAAATCGGGAAAAATACGCGCCAAAGCCTGCGCCGTGCCGGCCGCATCCACCAGATGCGGGGTTTCAACGTATAAGGAATGGGTTTCCATATTGGTCGCAAGAATGCGGCCCTTGCGATCCACGATATCGGCCCGTTGCGCCACAATTGACAGGCCCAAATCTTGCGCGGTGGGCTCAGTCGGCTCAGCGCTGGATAACATGCCAATACGCACAACCAATACCGCATATAAGCACAAGAAAATCCCCCCCAGCACCAGCATACGCCCCTGCGCCGTGAGGCGGGATTTATCGCGCGTTGCAAGATGCCGCGCCTTGATATTGTCTTGTTCGATTTGGCGCGTATCTTCGCCACGCGCCCGCGCCGGCAAAATCTGACTGAGCGGACGCAATGGGCTGCGCAGTCCCGAAAATTGGCTGAAATCAGTCACGTTCCACCGACCTTTCCGCCACATCAACCGGATCAACCAGCAATAAATTAAAGCTGGGCAAAAGCGGGTAGGAAACATGCTCAACAATGCCAAAATGATCCGCACGCAAAGGCAATAATTGCAACCGATCAAAGTTCAGATTGGCCAAATCTTGTAACCGCTCGGGCCGATTTTGATAGGCCCATTCGGCTTTTAAAATGGCCAAGCGGGCCCGCTGCTTGCCTATTTCAGCCTGCAACTGCTCGGTGTGAGTTATGGCCGCTTGCGTTTTTATGTTTTCCGTATAGGCCCAATAGGCCAACGCGATCACAGCGCTTGCCGTGGTGATATAAAGAAAACTGCGCATCATAGCGGCAAATCCATGAGCGGCATTCCCAAATCCGA includes:
- a CDS encoding putative peptidoglycan glycosyltransferase FtsW encodes the protein MTEMVYGSAPVHRDEPLLSKWWRTIDKWSLSAVLILFGIGILLGFAASPPLAEKNGFQPFHYVHRQVMFGGLALLAMLITSMMSTRLVRRLAVLGFIGAFVAVMLLPYFGTDFGKGAVRWYALGFASVQPSEFLKPGFIVVTAWLISAADEINGPPGRLWSFLLAVTVAALLVMQPDFGQACLILFGWGVVYFIGGAPLSLLLVLASLVSAAGAFAYNMSEHFARRIDGFLSADIDPRTQLGYAANAIQEGGIFGVGPGEGQVKWSLPDAHTDFIIAVAAEEYGFVMVVLIIAIFASIVINSLFRLLRERDAFNRLAGAGLVCMFGVQAMINIGVAVRLLPAKGMTLPFVSYGGSSLIAGGIAIGMVLAFTRKRPQKDVSDLLGARS
- a CDS encoding NAD(P)/FAD-dependent oxidoreductase, encoding MQFDTLIIGAGAAGLMCATQAQGRILVIDHAKAPGEKIRISGGGRCNFTNLNIQPDRFLSNNPHFHKSALSRYTQWDFINLVEKHKIAYHEKTLGQLFCDISAKQIITMLLDELDARGAELWINTRLTALNKTDQGFALNLEREGQRYAISCRNLVIACGGKSIPKMGATGLAYDIAAQFQMNVTRTRPALVPLTFEPEHFKPLAGIAIEARVSNAKTSFDEAVLFTHRGLSGPAILQLSSYWEETEAFEIDLFPNSSIYEALRAQRQQKGARNVSTILAGFMPARLSDFIVQDLGLTGNLADQSDKALHALARQLHAWQLRPAGSEGYRTAEVTLGGVDTNGLSSKTMMSKTVSGLYFIGEAVDVTGWLGGYNFQWAWSSGWAAGQAIAHQPEAPR
- the murD gene encoding UDP-N-acetylmuramoyl-L-alanine--D-glutamate ligase encodes the protein MIPAQGVTGKNVAVLGLGRSGLTAALALRAGGAEVRVWDDQAPARQAAEAQNLILEDLGARADWTQIDLLIVSPGIAHLYPKPHPVIATAQAAGVTIDNDIGLFFRSFATRAWDEFDRPAKIVAVTGSNGKSTTCALIHHILEQNGMLTQLAGNIGRGVMDLEPARSGEVIVLELSSYQTELARSLTPDIAVFTNLSPDHLDRHGGLGGYFAAKRRLFAEGGPDRAVIGIDDAEGRFLAAQLQQGRNDDSVLQVSACRKLTGTGWMVFARKGFLSEYRKGRQVAAFDLRQHAALPGAHNHQNACAAYAVCRALGLSPKNIETAMASFAGLPHRSQLVAEINQVRFVNDSKATNVESAKKALMAFANIRWICGGAEKEGGLDGLQGAASAVSKAYVIGAEAAAFAAQLPCPYEICETMDVAVKAANAQAQPGDVVLLAPAAASFDQYKSFEQRGEDFVAQVAAL
- the mraY gene encoding phospho-N-acetylmuramoyl-pentapeptide-transferase is translated as MLYWLTALSDGGDAFNLFRYITFRAGGAFFTALIFGFLFGPPLINVLRRRQGKGQPIRADGPEGHFAKAGTPTMGGLLILLAVLSSTLLWARLDNGFVWIVLFVTFSFGLIGFADDYAKVSRQTAAGVPGKLRLALGFAIAAIAAYLATSFHPDPLQYQVALPVFKNLLVNFSFLFLPFAMLVIVGSANAVNLTDGLDGLAIMPAMIAAGALGVIAYAVGRVDFTTYLDVHYVPGTGEILIFCAGLIGGGMGFLWYNAPPAAVFMGDTGSLALGGALGSIAVITKHEIVWAIIGGLFVLEALSVIIQVLSFKLTGRRVFLMAPIHHHYEKKGWAEPTIVIRFWIIALILAMIGLATLKVR
- the murF gene encoding UDP-N-acetylmuramoyl-tripeptide--D-alanyl-D-alanine ligase produces the protein MSLWSAQDAALATGGKTAGKWQAEGVSIDTRTLRAGDLFVALADQRDGHDFVADALQKGASAALVSRRPADVLSDENLLYVQDVQIALEGLARAARQRSAAQVIAITGSAGKTSTKEMLRVMLQAQGKTHASYASYNNHWGVPLTLASLPRDAAFAVVEIGMSNPGEIAPLARLVRPDAALITTVAPAHLAAFESLEGIAREKAAIVQGLSTRGYAVLNAEAPCISVMEQAVAAQGCQSLWFGTGAAQARIAQLSLKNGLTQVMASIGDLSLKFELQTVGRHFALNALGALALLSKLNADVEKAARTLAQWQPAEGRGLRHQLNASFGAVELIDDAYNANPVSMQAALDVLAQATSSRRVAFLGDMKELGLDERAHHSALARLPAIKNVDLIHTAGPLMAALHRSLPVEKRGQHFANAEEMAACVEDLLQADDCILVKASLSSGLRQVVDAIKIISQFEPDCAARPVERKR
- a CDS encoding UDP-N-acetylmuramoyl-L-alanyl-D-glutamate--2,6-diaminopimelate ligase — encoded protein: MSSDAEGAALKSLAELGLTALRPFSKPLSGLFIDSRLVQEGGLFIALPGTQSHGAEFAAQAIEHGAAAVLTDQDGHALMRQSLAEISVAMVVVEDPAAALASAAALWFEAQPQKIVAVTGTNGKTSVTHFCRQIWTELDCQAINLGTNGVQGAFTAPLSHTTPDALLLQSLLAKAALAGVTHAAIEASSHGLQQRRLDGVKLCAAGFTNFTQDHLDYHKDFEDYFSAKTGLFDRLLLQDQPAVLNIDDPKLAELAARLEQSDQAMITIGHCPEADIRIDNLRFTATGQDMRFTYQEIPRLVSLPLRGKFQAENVLMAAALVIAAGAKAASVFETLEHLTTVRGRMELAAQRENGALVFVDYAHTPDALEKAISALRPHVLGRLVAVIGAGGDRDPFKRPLMGAAAAGAADFVFVTDDNPRSEDPSEIRKMVISGMSEPAQVKEVGDRAEAILRAVDMLKPGDALLIAGKGHETGQVIGDDILPFDDVEQASLAVAALDGGLV
- a CDS encoding penicillin-binding protein 2, giving the protein MTDFSQFSGLRSPLRPLSQILPARARGEDTRQIEQDNIKARHLATRDKSRLTAQGRMLVLGGIFLCLYAVLVVRIGMLSSAEPTEPTAQDLGLSIVAQRADIVDRKGRILATNMETHSLYVETPHLVDAAGTAQALARIFPDLDAEKLSKSFTDGRKFLWIKKKISPEQMQRVHDIGDPGLRFGPREMRLYPNGNLAAHILGGTSFGREGVHSAEVVGVAGVEKSYDARLRDPSQSATALKLSIDLSVQAATEQVLWGGMQLMNAKGAAAVLMEVETGKVISLASLPDFDPNDRPAPPVQGQAADSPLFNRAVQGVYELGSTFKIFAAAQAMELGLVNPQTIIDIRGPIRWGRFSIRDHHYLDKELSVADIIIRSSNIGTARIAQLIGAERQQIFLGQLGLLTPIPFEMIEASGGKPILPPKWSELSAMTISYGHGLSATPLHLASAYATIANGGFKVQPTLFDAPRSGEKERLISPEVASASLAMLREVVHGKQGTASFARLPGYAVAGKTGTADKPNPRGGYYKDKVLATFASVFPADNPKYVLVVTLDEPEERSGKKPRRTAGWTAVPVASELIARIAPLLGLRPQIETQPQAAITFASSN
- a CDS encoding cell division protein FtsL, translated to MMRSFLYITTASAVIALAYWAYTENIKTQAAITHTEQLQAEIGKQRARLAILKAEWAYQNRPERLQDLANLNFDRLQLLPLRADHFGIVEHVSYPLLPSFNLLLVDPVDVAERSVERD